The Coleofasciculus sp. FACHB-1120 region CTTCCACCTTGTCTTTGTCTTCATTGGAAGTCGTCAGTACAATCACTGGAATTGCTCTAAGTTCCGGGTCTGCCCGCAATTCCCGCAAAAATTCAATTCCACCCATTTTGGGCATATTCAAGTCGAGTAAGACCAGCCGACGCTCTCGCGGAACCTTGGTTGAATCGTCAGTCCCCCGCAACATTGCTAATGCTTCTAGACCATTATTCGCAACATAAAAAGGATTTTGAATATTATTTTTTTTAAATGCCCGTTTCACGGTCATTACATCAACTTCGTCGTCATCAACTAGCAAAAGGTTTGTCATCTTATCTCCCATGATTAATAGAATTTGGCATTCGCATTTTTAAATTCATTTTTTATCAATTATTTTATTTATTATAAATAGCCAGCTAAAAAGCTAATGATTACTGATTGGCTATTTCGGCCAGGTAAAGTAGAAAGTCGATCCTTGATTGAGTTGAGATTTTAGGTAAATGGTGCCTCCTTTGTTTTCGATAACTTTCTTAACAATGGCAAGTCCCACGCCAGTGTTCTCTACCTTATCTCGTGCCTCCAGAGTTTGAAACATAACAAAAATTTTTTCATGATATTGGGGATCGATTCCACACCCATCATCTGCCACGGCAAATTCATAGAATGCTTCTTTATCTTGGACTGATATAGTCGCGGTTCCATCTGACCGAGGGTGGTGTTTGAAGCAATTGCTGAGCAGATTCGCAAACACCTGTTCTAGGGACGAACGCTCGGTGAGGAAAGTAGGCATTCCGGGCTGGATGGTGATGGTGAAGGTAGGTGGAGGTGCAAGGGAGCTGATAACTTCTGCAAGTAAAGTGTCAACGTCCACCAGATCCACGACAGTTTTGATCCGTCCCACACGAGAATACTGCAAAAGACCGTTGATTAGAGCTTCCATCCGATGAACCCGCCCCCGCAGTAGATTCATATTCCG contains the following coding sequences:
- a CDS encoding response regulator — protein: MGDKMTNLLLVDDDEVDVMTVKRAFKKNNIQNPFYVANNGLEALAMLRGTDDSTKVPRERRLVLLDLNMPKMGGIEFLRELRADPELRAIPVIVLTTSNEDKDKVEAYNLNVAGYIVKPVTFAKFVEVVATLNQYWMLSEMP